One genomic segment of bacterium includes these proteins:
- a CDS encoding kinase/pyrophosphorylase has protein sequence MSDSTTLTVYTVSDASGETAEHVARAAALQFKGQNLKLTRLPRVRDLAQLEDVFKLAVQSPSIIAYTLVEPALREALEAEALRHAIPTVDLLGSLIGTLSEVLKVAPRFETGLLQLRDEKYFNRMEAIDFAIKYDDGKDPKGLMLADLVLVGVSRTSKTPTCMYLAQNRGIKASNVPLVFNVAPPKELFELPPGKVIGLNLNAEVLHEIRTARLTSLGLTSSASYASEERISQEIDYAHQIFRRLRCPVVDVTNKAIEETASEILELTQRKETYV, from the coding sequence ATCAGCGACTCGACGACGCTCACGGTCTACACGGTTTCGGACGCCAGCGGCGAGACGGCCGAGCACGTCGCCCGCGCGGCCGCGCTCCAGTTCAAGGGCCAGAACCTCAAGCTGACCCGCCTGCCCCGGGTGCGCGACCTGGCGCAGCTCGAGGACGTCTTCAAGCTGGCCGTCCAGAGCCCCAGCATCATCGCCTACACCCTGGTCGAGCCGGCCCTGCGCGAGGCCCTCGAGGCCGAGGCCCTGCGCCACGCCATCCCCACCGTCGATCTGCTCGGCAGCCTCATCGGGACCCTCTCCGAGGTCCTCAAGGTGGCGCCGCGCTTCGAGACGGGCCTGCTGCAGCTGCGCGACGAAAAGTACTTCAACCGGATGGAGGCCATCGACTTCGCCATCAAGTACGACGACGGCAAGGACCCCAAGGGCCTGATGCTGGCGGATCTCGTCCTGGTCGGCGTCTCGCGCACCTCCAAGACCCCCACCTGCATGTACCTGGCCCAGAACCGGGGGATCAAGGCCTCCAACGTCCCCCTCGTCTTCAACGTCGCCCCGCCCAAGGAGCTGTTCGAACTGCCGCCGGGCAAGGTCATCGGGCTCAACCTCAACGCCGAGGTCCTGCACGAGATCCGCACCGCCCGTCTGACGAGCCTCGGGCTCACGTCGAGCGCCTCGTACGCCAGCGAAGAGCGCATCTCGCAAGAGATCGACTACGCCCACCAGATCTTCCGCCGCCTGCGCTGCCCGGTGGTAGACGTCACCAACAAGGCCATCGAGGAGACCGCCAGCGAGATCCTCGAGCTCACCCAGCGCAAGGAAACCTACGTCTAG
- a CDS encoding roadblock/LC7 domain-containing protein — MDDSRQVLTQIVISEAQQKEIDARLEQLKGAVSASSVLLIERSGLLLGSCGEGSINDLSISSLIAGIFKSISALTSLLGEPEVRTFQHRGNRSTLILVLMESKDMLGVMVPPDATQESFEGPVEEAVQHLTPLLIAARESTRNTPFSFSKDAISVFLGRL, encoded by the coding sequence GTGGACGATTCCAGGCAGGTACTGACCCAGATCGTGATTTCCGAGGCGCAGCAGAAGGAAATCGACGCGCGCCTCGAGCAGCTCAAGGGTGCCGTGAGCGCCTCTTCGGTCTTGCTCATCGAGCGCAGCGGCCTTTTGCTCGGTAGCTGCGGCGAGGGCTCCATCAACGACCTGTCCATCTCCTCGCTGATCGCGGGCATCTTCAAGAGCATCTCGGCCTTGACCTCGCTGTTGGGTGAGCCGGAGGTGCGCACCTTCCAGCACCGCGGGAACCGCAGCACCCTGATCCTGGTCTTGATGGAGAGCAAGGACATGCTCGGCGTGATGGTGCCCCCCGACGCGACCCAGGAGAGCTTCGAGGGCCCCGTCGAGGAGGCCGTTCAGCACCTGACCCCCCTCTTGATCGCCGCGCGCGAGTCCACGCGCAACACCCCCTTCTCCTTCAGCAAGGACGCGATCTCGGTCTTCTTGGGCCGTCTGTAA
- a CDS encoding GTPase domain-containing protein codes for MSTINFGKREILCKLVYYGPGLCGKTTNLVTLHRTLGDDLKGDLLTLATETERTIFFDMMPLDLGEIQGFKIKFSLYTVPGQVQYVNSRKAILSGVDGVVFVADSSPDRLGANLESLQDLQANLAEYGLSLQTVPWVMQYNKRDLPDALPVPLLETELNRDGVPSFEAVASDGTGVNETLRAVSQLVMESFNR; via the coding sequence ATGTCGACGATCAACTTCGGAAAACGCGAGATTCTCTGCAAGCTCGTTTATTACGGCCCTGGGCTGTGCGGCAAGACGACCAACCTGGTCACGCTGCACCGCACCCTCGGCGATGACCTCAAGGGCGACCTCCTGACGCTCGCCACCGAGACCGAGCGGACCATCTTCTTCGACATGATGCCGCTCGATCTGGGCGAGATTCAGGGCTTCAAGATCAAGTTCTCGCTTTACACCGTCCCGGGGCAGGTCCAGTACGTCAACTCGCGCAAGGCGATCTTGAGCGGCGTCGACGGCGTGGTGTTCGTGGCCGACTCGAGCCCCGATCGCCTGGGGGCCAACCTCGAGAGCCTGCAGGACTTGCAGGCCAACCTCGCCGAGTACGGCCTCTCCTTGCAGACGGTGCCGTGGGTCATGCAGTACAACAAGCGGGATCTGCCGGACGCGCTGCCGGTGCCCCTGCTCGAGACCGAGTTGAACCGCGACGGAGTCCCCAGCTTCGAGGCGGTGGCCAGCGACGGCACCGGGGTCAACGAGACCCTGCGCGCCGTCAGTCAGCTGGTGATGGAGTCGTTCAACCGGTAG
- a CDS encoding sensor domain-containing diguanylate cyclase, protein MSDDLDLRQKHEENERQLAQLTRKLRALQQVSYQINNSYDLQELSSSICTLATQALGAQYAGLYHLDGEGLKVIEDLAVVKPKGMSLLKMLQEASNREASQAMSLKEAGFLAQVVATGKSIAIEDLLAAPESCPEAIREHALASVMATPLVTQREILGVFLVGTQEAHAFSSDEQELLADLAQQATGAFITSKLYAQTLEEKERADRMVEGLKNLNEAMAAIATHLSVGGACEALIERLPTFLPIEEAALFLRRGDGWPFMAGQRRFFDELPFQWRVAMSAQGVAKSLSLSPASLVGTPYEAFGRVMAFPLIVQQEVQGVVVCATSPQLDPTAVELVETLVGHTALTVSNAAMVEKVERQAITDGLTGVYNRRYFNDRLLSEMQRSQRYGHQLSLIIMDIDFFKMANDVLGHLGGDTVLKQLATLLKDKVRKVDIVARYGGEEFAIILPETGYDSGLHVAERIRGWIEEFPFTDQEKLPHKVITASLGVATYPVHAMTMDELIHTADEALYQAKQAGRNRVGRIPSAQKA, encoded by the coding sequence GTGTCCGACGATCTGGACTTACGGCAGAAACATGAAGAGAACGAGCGCCAGCTCGCGCAGCTGACGCGCAAGCTGCGCGCGCTCCAGCAGGTTTCCTACCAGATCAACAACTCCTACGATTTGCAGGAGCTGTCCTCCTCCATCTGCACCCTGGCGACCCAGGCGCTGGGGGCCCAGTACGCGGGCCTCTATCACCTGGACGGCGAGGGCCTCAAGGTCATCGAGGACCTGGCCGTCGTCAAGCCCAAGGGCATGAGCCTGCTCAAGATGTTGCAGGAGGCGAGTAATCGCGAGGCTTCCCAGGCCATGTCCCTGAAGGAGGCGGGCTTCCTCGCGCAGGTGGTCGCGACGGGCAAGTCGATCGCCATCGAGGACCTGCTCGCTGCACCCGAGAGCTGCCCCGAGGCCATCCGCGAGCATGCCCTGGCCTCGGTCATGGCCACCCCGCTCGTGACCCAGCGCGAGATCCTGGGGGTGTTCCTGGTGGGCACCCAGGAGGCGCACGCTTTTTCGAGCGACGAGCAGGAGCTCTTGGCGGATCTGGCCCAGCAGGCGACAGGCGCTTTCATCACGAGCAAGCTTTACGCCCAGACCCTCGAGGAGAAGGAGCGCGCCGACCGCATGGTCGAGGGCCTCAAGAACCTGAACGAGGCCATGGCGGCGATCGCGACGCACCTGAGCGTCGGCGGCGCCTGCGAGGCCCTGATTGAGCGCCTGCCCACCTTCTTGCCTATCGAGGAGGCGGCGCTCTTCTTGCGGCGCGGCGACGGCTGGCCCTTCATGGCGGGTCAGCGTCGCTTCTTCGACGAGCTGCCCTTCCAGTGGCGGGTCGCCATGAGCGCCCAGGGGGTCGCCAAGAGCCTGAGCCTCTCGCCTGCCTCCCTCGTGGGCACCCCGTACGAGGCCTTCGGCCGCGTGATGGCCTTCCCGCTCATCGTTCAGCAGGAGGTGCAGGGGGTGGTCGTCTGCGCGACCTCGCCCCAGCTGGATCCCACGGCCGTGGAGCTGGTCGAGACCCTGGTGGGCCACACGGCCCTGACGGTCTCCAACGCCGCCATGGTCGAGAAGGTCGAGCGCCAGGCCATCACCGACGGTCTGACGGGCGTGTACAACCGCCGCTACTTCAACGATCGCCTGCTTAGCGAGATGCAGCGATCGCAGCGCTACGGCCACCAGCTGAGCCTCATCATCATGGACATCGACTTCTTCAAGATGGCCAACGACGTGCTGGGTCACCTGGGGGGCGATACGGTCCTCAAGCAGCTGGCGACCTTGCTCAAGGACAAGGTGCGCAAGGTGGACATCGTCGCGCGCTACGGCGGCGAGGAGTTCGCGATTATCCTGCCCGAGACCGGGTACGACTCGGGTCTGCACGTGGCCGAGCGGATCCGGGGCTGGATCGAGGAGTTCCCGTTCACCGACCAGGAGAAGCTCCCTCACAAGGTCATCACGGCGAGCCTCGGGGTGGCGACCTACCCCGTCCACGCCATGACCATGGACGAGTTGATCCATACGGCCGACGAGGCCCTCTATCAGGCAAAGCAGGCCGGGCGCAACCGCGTCGGCCGTATCCCCAGCGCTCAGAAGGCTTAG
- a CDS encoding DUF3817 domain-containing protein, with amino-acid sequence MNNNSPVIRGFRAVAFAEGISFLLLLGVAMPLKYMAGMPMAVKIAGSLHGFLFLAYMVAAYLLFTELKWPMKRAPGVFLAAVLPFGTFVLERKWLKQAS; translated from the coding sequence ATGAACAATAACTCTCCCGTCATCCGCGGCTTCCGCGCCGTCGCCTTCGCCGAAGGCATCAGCTTCCTCTTGCTGCTCGGCGTCGCCATGCCCCTCAAGTACATGGCGGGCATGCCCATGGCCGTGAAGATCGCAGGCTCGCTCCACGGCTTCCTCTTCCTCGCCTACATGGTGGCGGCCTATCTGCTGTTCACCGAGCTGAAGTGGCCCATGAAGCGTGCGCCCGGCGTCTTTCTGGCGGCGGTGCTGCCCTTCGGCACCTTCGTGCTCGAGCGGAAGTGGCTCAAGCAGGCGAGCTAA
- a CDS encoding helix-turn-helix transcriptional regulator, whose protein sequence is MTTTQQNTGQLAIAGTFLLAQAINDRIGEKKDLEEASRFVAELLCLMLGARSALLELPKEIVPHSVRFPEALAPCEPSQLRSISYPLLVEHTPIGHLQLFFGLHQKPVALSDVTTAQFALKSLAKLAASALATKSKLATLTPSEERVLSLLHLPTPEILSRLCISHETFRSHRKHIYQKLGVKTRQEALQLLSEAPPRPPS, encoded by the coding sequence TTGACGACGACACAGCAAAACACTGGACAACTCGCCATCGCCGGCACATTCCTCCTCGCCCAGGCCATCAACGACCGCATCGGTGAGAAGAAAGACTTGGAAGAAGCCTCGCGCTTCGTTGCCGAACTCTTGTGTCTGATGCTCGGAGCACGCAGCGCCCTGCTGGAGCTGCCGAAGGAAATCGTGCCGCATTCCGTCCGGTTTCCAGAGGCCCTCGCCCCTTGCGAGCCGTCCCAGCTACGATCGATCAGCTACCCGCTCCTCGTCGAGCACACCCCGATCGGCCACCTGCAGCTCTTCTTCGGGCTGCATCAGAAGCCTGTCGCGCTCTCGGACGTAACGACCGCTCAGTTCGCACTGAAAAGCCTCGCCAAGCTCGCAGCGAGCGCCCTCGCCACGAAAAGCAAGCTCGCCACGCTCACCCCAAGCGAAGAACGGGTGCTCAGCCTCCTGCACCTGCCGACCCCCGAGATCCTCTCGCGGCTCTGCATCAGCCATGAGACCTTTCGCTCGCACCGCAAGCACATCTACCAGAAGCTCGGGGTCAAGACTCGCCAAGAGGCCCTCCAGCTCCTGAGCGAGGCGCCACCCCGCCCGCCAAGCTGA
- a CDS encoding glycine--tRNA ligase has protein sequence MDKIVSLSKRRGFIFQSSEIYGGLASTWDYGPLGVLLKNNVKGAWWRAVVQERDDVVGLDAAILMAPEAWKASGHLETFHDPLVDCKSCKQRFRADHLIEAVAKTAKSGEKVSKLVKKGADTFAGELATYLEAHPIEEMLKDKDKVQWALSNMVCPNCGSNELTEPRNFNLMFKTFMGPVEDSAAVVYLRPETAQGIFVNFKNVQTATRRKPPFGIAQIGKSFRNEITPGNFTFRTREFEQMEIEYFCPPDEADKWFEHWVEARWSWYTQFGMKAENLRKRSQGPDELAHYSKGCFDFEYRFPFGWSELEGIANRTDYDLKRHEEFSGKDLKHFDEESRESFVPYVIEPSAGADRATLAFLVDAYDEETDEKGETRVVLRFHPALAPIKVAVLPLSKKPELKGPSKKIHEALAKRWSVEYDETGSIGKRYRRQDEIGTPFCVTIDFDSLEDKSVTVRERDSMSQVRLKIEELIPYLETRLNPAPEGLSASVF, from the coding sequence ATGGACAAGATCGTCTCCCTGAGCAAGCGTCGGGGCTTCATCTTCCAGAGTTCCGAGATCTACGGCGGCCTCGCCAGCACCTGGGACTACGGCCCCCTGGGCGTGCTGCTCAAGAACAACGTCAAGGGCGCCTGGTGGCGCGCCGTCGTGCAAGAGCGCGACGACGTGGTCGGCCTGGACGCCGCCATCCTCATGGCCCCCGAGGCATGGAAGGCGAGCGGCCACCTCGAGACCTTCCATGACCCCCTCGTCGACTGCAAGAGCTGCAAGCAGCGCTTCCGCGCCGACCACCTGATCGAGGCCGTCGCCAAGACCGCGAAGTCGGGCGAGAAGGTCTCCAAGCTGGTCAAGAAGGGCGCCGACACCTTCGCCGGCGAGCTCGCCACCTACCTCGAGGCTCACCCCATCGAGGAAATGCTCAAGGACAAGGACAAGGTCCAGTGGGCCCTCTCCAACATGGTCTGCCCCAACTGCGGCAGCAACGAGCTGACCGAGCCGCGCAACTTCAACCTGATGTTCAAGACCTTCATGGGCCCGGTCGAGGACTCGGCCGCGGTGGTTTACCTGCGCCCCGAGACCGCGCAGGGCATCTTCGTGAACTTCAAGAACGTCCAGACCGCGACCCGTCGCAAGCCGCCCTTCGGCATCGCCCAGATTGGCAAGAGCTTCCGCAACGAGATCACCCCCGGCAACTTCACCTTCCGGACCCGCGAGTTCGAGCAGATGGAGATCGAGTACTTCTGCCCGCCCGACGAGGCCGACAAGTGGTTCGAGCACTGGGTCGAGGCCCGCTGGAGCTGGTACACCCAGTTCGGCATGAAGGCCGAGAACCTCCGCAAGCGCAGCCAAGGCCCCGACGAGCTCGCCCACTACTCCAAGGGCTGCTTCGACTTCGAGTACCGCTTCCCCTTCGGCTGGTCGGAGCTCGAGGGCATCGCCAACCGCACCGACTACGACCTCAAGCGCCACGAAGAGTTCAGCGGCAAGGACCTCAAGCACTTCGACGAGGAGAGCCGCGAGAGCTTCGTCCCCTACGTGATCGAGCCCTCGGCGGGTGCCGACCGCGCCACCCTGGCCTTCCTGGTCGACGCCTACGACGAGGAGACCGACGAGAAGGGCGAGACCCGCGTGGTCCTGCGCTTCCACCCGGCGCTCGCGCCCATCAAGGTCGCGGTGCTGCCCCTCTCCAAGAAGCCCGAGCTCAAGGGTCCCTCCAAGAAGATCCACGAGGCCCTCGCCAAGCGCTGGTCGGTCGAGTACGACGAGACCGGCTCGATCGGCAAGCGCTACCGTCGCCAGGACGAGATCGGCACCCCCTTCTGCGTGACCATCGACTTCGACAGCCTCGAAGACAAGTCGGTCACCGTCCGTGAGCGCGACAGCATGAGCCAGGTCCGCCTCAAGATCGAGGAGCTGATCCCCTACCTGGAGACCCGCCTCAACCCGGCCCCCGAAGGCCTGAGCGCGAGCGTCTTCTAA
- a CDS encoding SPOR domain-containing protein: MAKPLNKPTATPPKRKRGPKAGTYWLVFVVCTLASFGGGFWITYRGTQVSIKEPAIGPSMQPLPVESADPSSMPGSAPTPLVTPAPVDPFATAPEATPAPLASVMPSGTVDTALPPTEPPAADPFAQATPAPRLDEGAKTFRVQVGNYDSRDSAQSMVDELSAAGITAKVVQDSNGQYHAQIGAYSKRDRALAVADEVNAKGYSVTIRQ, from the coding sequence TTGGCTAAACCGCTCAACAAACCCACCGCCACCCCTCCCAAGCGCAAGCGCGGCCCCAAAGCCGGGACGTACTGGCTGGTCTTCGTCGTCTGCACCCTCGCCTCCTTCGGCGGCGGCTTCTGGATCACCTACCGGGGCACCCAGGTCTCGATCAAGGAGCCGGCCATCGGCCCCTCCATGCAGCCCCTGCCGGTCGAGAGCGCGGATCCGTCCAGCATGCCCGGCTCGGCCCCCACGCCGCTCGTCACCCCGGCCCCGGTCGATCCGTTCGCGACGGCCCCCGAGGCCACCCCGGCCCCCTTGGCGAGCGTCATGCCCTCCGGGACCGTCGACACCGCCCTGCCGCCGACCGAGCCCCCCGCCGCCGATCCCTTCGCCCAGGCCACCCCGGCCCCGCGCCTCGACGAGGGCGCCAAGACCTTCCGGGTCCAGGTGGGCAACTACGACAGCCGCGACTCGGCCCAGTCCATGGTCGACGAGCTCTCGGCCGCAGGCATCACCGCCAAGGTCGTCCAGGACTCCAACGGCCAGTACCACGCCCAGATCGGCGCCTACTCCAAGCGCGATCGCGCCCTGGCCGTCGCCGACGAAGTCAACGCCAAGGGCTACTCGGTCACCATCCGCCAGTAA
- the gyrB gene encoding DNA topoisomerase (ATP-hydrolyzing) subunit B — protein MPTNTDEILTGTDAQSATVVTQDYGAAQIQVLEGLEPVRKRPGMYIGSTGERGLHHLVYEVIDNAIDEALAGHCTDITVVLGADSVVSVDDNGRGIPVEIHPKTGKSTLETVMTVLHAGGKFGTGGYKVSGGLHGVGVSVVNALSDWCEVEVKRDGKLNLQRFERGVPIGGLQVLGEAEGTGTKVSFKPDATIFETIIFSYETLAGRFRELAYLNRGVKIRFIGKGLGADGGDRDELYHYEGGIIQMVEYLNENKDTLHPSVIYVSGVKDEVSVEIAMQYTTGYSESVLAFANNINTHEGGTHVTGFRNVLTRLLNEYGRKAGTIKENDQNLSGEDVREGITAVISVKIPEPQFEGQTKTKLGNPEVTGIVTSVFTETLNHFLESSPGVGKAIISKAIDALRAREAARKARELTRRKSALEGSTLPGKLADCSERDPEKCELYIVEGDSAGGSAKQGRDRNFQAILPLRGKILNTERARLDKIYGNEEIRNLTIAIGTGVADDFDVAKLRYHKIVIMTDADVDGAHIRTLLLTFFYRFAKPMVEGGYVYIAQPPLYKVEKGKQVHYCYTDRDLEALKGRIGSDGLTISRFKGLGEMMPQQLWDTTMNPENRTLLQVDIEDAAQADHLFTILMGDKVEPRREFIQTHAREVKNLDV, from the coding sequence ATGCCCACCAACACCGATGAAATCCTGACCGGAACCGACGCCCAGAGCGCGACGGTCGTGACGCAGGACTACGGCGCCGCCCAGATCCAGGTTCTCGAAGGCCTGGAGCCCGTCCGCAAGCGCCCCGGCATGTACATCGGCAGCACCGGCGAGCGCGGCCTGCACCACCTGGTCTACGAAGTCATCGACAACGCGATCGACGAAGCGCTCGCCGGCCACTGCACCGACATCACCGTCGTGCTCGGCGCCGACAGCGTCGTGTCGGTCGACGACAACGGCCGCGGCATCCCCGTCGAGATCCACCCCAAGACCGGCAAGAGCACCCTCGAGACGGTCATGACCGTCCTGCACGCCGGCGGCAAGTTCGGCACGGGCGGCTACAAGGTCTCGGGCGGTCTGCACGGCGTCGGCGTCTCGGTCGTCAACGCCCTCTCCGACTGGTGCGAGGTCGAGGTCAAGCGCGACGGCAAGCTCAACCTCCAGCGCTTCGAGCGCGGCGTGCCCATCGGCGGCCTCCAGGTCCTCGGCGAGGCCGAGGGCACCGGCACCAAGGTCAGCTTCAAGCCCGACGCCACCATCTTCGAGACCATCATCTTCTCGTACGAGACCCTCGCGGGCCGCTTCCGCGAGCTCGCCTACCTCAACCGCGGGGTCAAGATCCGCTTCATCGGCAAGGGCCTGGGCGCGGACGGCGGCGATCGCGACGAGCTGTACCACTACGAGGGCGGCATCATCCAGATGGTCGAGTACCTCAACGAGAACAAGGACACGCTGCACCCCAGCGTGATCTACGTCTCGGGCGTCAAGGACGAGGTCAGCGTCGAGATCGCCATGCAGTACACGACGGGCTACTCCGAGTCGGTGCTCGCCTTCGCCAACAACATCAACACCCACGAGGGCGGCACCCACGTCACGGGCTTCCGCAACGTGCTGACGCGCCTGCTCAACGAGTACGGCCGCAAAGCCGGCACCATCAAGGAGAACGACCAGAACCTCTCGGGCGAGGACGTCCGCGAGGGCATCACGGCCGTCATCTCGGTCAAGATCCCCGAGCCCCAGTTCGAGGGCCAGACCAAGACCAAGCTCGGCAACCCCGAGGTCACGGGCATCGTCACCTCGGTCTTCACCGAGACCCTCAACCACTTCCTCGAGTCCAGCCCCGGGGTGGGCAAGGCCATCATCTCCAAGGCGATCGACGCCCTGCGCGCCCGCGAAGCGGCCCGCAAGGCCCGCGAACTGACCCGCCGCAAGAGCGCCCTCGAAGGCTCGACCCTGCCCGGCAAGCTCGCCGACTGCTCCGAGCGCGACCCCGAGAAGTGCGAGCTGTACATCGTCGAGGGCGACTCGGCCGGCGGCTCGGCCAAGCAGGGCCGCGACCGCAACTTCCAGGCCATCCTGCCCCTGCGCGGCAAGATCCTCAACACCGAGCGCGCGCGCCTCGACAAGATCTACGGCAACGAAGAGATCCGCAACCTCACCATCGCCATCGGCACCGGGGTCGCCGACGACTTCGACGTCGCCAAGCTCCGCTACCACAAGATCGTCATCATGACCGACGCGGACGTGGACGGCGCCCACATCCGCACCCTCCTGTTGACCTTCTTCTACCGGTTCGCCAAGCCCATGGTCGAGGGCGGCTACGTCTACATCGCCCAGCCGCCCCTCTACAAGGTCGAGAAGGGCAAGCAGGTCCACTACTGCTACACCGACCGCGACCTGGAGGCCCTCAAGGGCCGCATCGGCTCGGACGGCCTCACCATCAGCCGATTCAAGGGTCTGGGCGAGATGATGCCCCAGCAGCTCTGGGACACCACCATGAACCCGGAGAACCGCACCCTGTTGCAGGTGGACATCGAGGACGCCGCTCAGGCGGACCACCTCTTCACCATCCTGATGGGCGACAAGGTCGAGCCGCGCCGCGAGTTCATCCAGACGCACGCACGCGAGGTCAAGAACCTCGACGTCTAA
- a CDS encoding iron-containing alcohol dehydrogenase family protein, with amino-acid sequence MQEQTLKEDFMAAGDPVRQLVVSPTVVINGEGALSKVGEVARQIGAKALVIGGPVSYPAVKEGLEASLKAVGVSFEVTTYGRDCCEIDQELLAELIRVCGAEVIVGAGGGKAMDAAKLAAYRAGLPVINVPTSAATCAAWTALSNVYSSEGTWLYGVALPTNPYAVVVDHAVVATAPARLLASGIADTLAKWVESSASVDVSQADAMTLSAVEMARFLYERLMTVGEAAFDQAQRHAPGPELRAAIDANIQLAGTVGGLGGARCRSVAAHAVCNALTAMPGHGVSWHGEKVAFGIVVQRILQAFPIDEITRLIAYFAAIQVPVTLKELGVADDPQAIEAIAQGTVREGSSAHLLPGGVDAARVAAAISQADALGKAQRAMGA; translated from the coding sequence ATGCAAGAACAGACGCTCAAAGAGGATTTCATGGCCGCGGGCGACCCCGTCCGGCAGCTCGTCGTTTCCCCCACGGTGGTGATCAACGGCGAGGGAGCCCTTTCGAAGGTGGGGGAAGTGGCCCGTCAAATCGGCGCCAAGGCCCTCGTGATCGGCGGGCCCGTCAGCTACCCCGCGGTGAAGGAGGGGCTCGAGGCGAGCCTGAAGGCGGTGGGGGTCTCTTTCGAGGTCACGACCTACGGCCGGGATTGCTGCGAGATCGACCAGGAGCTGTTGGCCGAGCTCATCCGGGTCTGCGGGGCCGAGGTGATCGTCGGGGCGGGCGGCGGCAAGGCCATGGACGCGGCCAAGCTTGCGGCCTACCGGGCGGGCCTGCCCGTGATCAACGTGCCGACGAGCGCTGCGACCTGCGCGGCGTGGACCGCGCTTTCCAACGTGTATTCGAGCGAGGGGACCTGGCTGTACGGGGTGGCGCTGCCGACCAATCCCTACGCGGTCGTGGTGGACCACGCGGTGGTCGCGACGGCGCCTGCGCGCCTTCTGGCCTCGGGCATCGCCGACACCCTCGCCAAGTGGGTCGAGAGCTCGGCCTCGGTGGACGTGTCCCAGGCGGATGCCATGACCCTCTCGGCGGTCGAGATGGCGCGCTTCCTCTACGAACGCCTCATGACGGTGGGCGAGGCCGCCTTCGACCAGGCCCAGCGCCACGCGCCCGGCCCCGAGCTGCGCGCGGCCATCGACGCCAACATCCAGCTCGCAGGCACGGTGGGCGGCCTGGGCGGGGCGCGCTGCCGCTCGGTGGCGGCCCATGCGGTCTGCAACGCCCTGACGGCCATGCCGGGCCACGGCGTCTCCTGGCACGGCGAGAAGGTCGCCTTCGGGATCGTCGTCCAGCGCATCCTCCAGGCCTTCCCCATCGACGAGATCACCCGGCTCATCGCCTACTTTGCCGCCATCCAGGTGCCCGTCACCCTGAAGGAGCTGGGGGTCGCCGACGATCCGCAGGCGATCGAGGCGATCGCCCAGGGCACCGTCCGAGAGGGATCGAGCGCCCATCTCCTGCCCGGAGGGGTCGATGCCGCGCGGGTCGCAGCGGCCATCTCCCAGGCCGATGCGCTCGGCAAGGCCCAGCGGGCCATGGGGGCCTGA